The DNA segment GGCAGAAACGCTGGCGGTGCATCCTCGACGCGCTCGAACGTCACCATCTCGTAGGCTTCCTGATCGGCCAGCAACGCGCGCAACAGCTGGTTGTTCAGGCCGTGCCCGGACTTGTTGGCGATATACGCACCAATCAGCGGATGCCCGACCACGTACAGGTCGCCGATCGCATCCAGGATCTTGTGGCGCACGAACTCGTCGCCGTAGCGCAGCTCTTCGTTATTCAGCATGCGGTGCTCGTCGAGCACGATCGCGTTGTCCAGGCTGCCGCCGCGCGCCAGGCCCATCTCGCGCAGGGCTTCCACTTCATGGGCAAAGCCGAAGGTGCGGGCGCGGGCGATTTCGCGCACATAGCTGGTGTCGGCGAAGTCGATGGCGAAGGTCTGGCCGGTCTTGTCCACCGCGGGATGGCGGAAATCGATGGTGAACGCCAGCTTGAAGCCAAAGAAGGGCTCCAGCCGCGCCAGCTTGTCGCCTTCACGCACTTCCACGGCTTTCTTCACGCGGATGAAACGCTTGGGCGCCGATTGCTGCTCGATCTCGGCTGACTGCAGCAGGAAGACGAAAGACGCGGCGCTGCCGTCCATGATGGGGATTTCTTCGGCGTCGACATCCACATACAGGTTGTCGATGCCAAGGCCCGCGCAGGCGGACATCAAATGCTCAACGGTCGAGACGCGCGCGCCATCCTTCTGCAGGACCGACGCCAGGCGCGTGTCGCCAATGGCTGACGCGCTCGCGACGATTTCGACCGCTTCGGGCAGGTCGACGCGGGTGAATACGATGCCGGTATCCACCGGGGCCGGGCGCAGCGTCAGCGTCACTTTACGGCCCGAGTGCAAGCCAATGCCAACGGTCTTGACCAGGGATTTGATGGTGCGCTGTTTTAGCATGACAGTCTCAGCTATTATTAAAATCTATCAAGTACACTTTCTAATATAGCGATTTTACCATTGCTTCGTTTGCTGCGCTGCGTCACTTTGTTTCGGTGTGTTAGCAAGAAGAAATAAATCACCATAAAAGCACAATAAATCACTTTTACGACGTTTTGCGACGTGTGCTGACACACTCTCGTATTACGCGCGCAACGCAGCCAGCACGGCTTCGGCGCTGCTGACCTTGAACTCGCCGGGTGCTTCAAGCCACAGATGGGACACCACGCCATCGTCAAGCACCATGGCATAGCGCTTGGAGCGTATGCCCATGCCGCGTGCGGTCAGGTCTTGCTCCAGGCCCAGCCGGCGGGTCCATTCGGCGCTGCCGTCGGCCATCATGCGCACACGGCCGCCGGTCTTCTGCTCCCGGCCCCAGGCGCCCATGACAAAGGCATCGTTGACCGATACACACCAGATCTCGTCCACGCCGGCTGCGCGCAGCGCGTCTGCCTGCGCGACAAAGCCCGGCACATGCTTGGCGGAGCAGGTCGGCGTAAAGGCACCAGGCAGGCCGAACACCACGATCTTGCGGCCACGCGTGAGTTCCGACACCGAGAAGGAATTAGGCCCAAGGGCGCAGCCGCCGGTTTCGACCTCGAAGAACTCATTCAGCGTGGCATCCGGCACACGCGCTCCAATCGCGATCATGTTGTGTCTTCCTGTCTCGGTAAAAACCCTGTTTAGCATCATAGTCCGCCCGCCGCGGGTGCCCAAGGCGGTTCACCGCCCGTTACTTCGTCGAAATCCTCCGACAAGGCGCTGCCCAGGCTCTCATGCAGGGATCATCGGGTGGCTCGCGCCACGCGGCGCACGACGCCTGCATCACTTGAAAGCAGCTTTTCATGTGGCGGGCCACACGGTTCTTGAAATAAATCCGCGCGCCGATCTTGCGATCGACGCGCGGACGACGGCACATCCCGGCCGGGAGGGGCGGGAGACCAGTCCGGGGAGGCGGCCGGAGGCACGCCTGTCCCGGCGACGGGATGCAGCCTGAGCGTCAGCGAAAGGGCAGCCTGGCGGGTTGCCGCTCAGTCCGAAACCACCGGGCGGAACACGAGCGTAGGGAGCGCTTGCGTGTTTCGCTGGTCCGGGGTTGCAGCCTGAAGGCAACCGGCCCTGCCGGCACCTTGCCGAGCCAACTCAGTCCGCCTGCTTGCGCAGGAAGGCCGGGATGTCGTACGTATCCACACCCTTTTCCTGCAGCGCAGCCACGTGGGCGGATGCAGACTCGCGCGAGCTGCGCCATACCGCCGGCGTGTCCAGATTGCTGTAGTCCGGCGCGCTGCTGTGGCTTACGCCCACATTGCTGGTCATGTTGCCCATCATCTGCACCGGCATGTTGTCGGTACCGGTCTTGAGCAAGGTCATCGGCTGTTGCTTCTTGGCCGAACGGCCCAGGCCCGTCGCCACCACGGTCACGCGCAGTGCATCGCCCATGGCGTCGTCGTACACCGTGCCGAAGATCACGGTGGCATCTTCCGCGGCGTAGCTGCGGATGGTGTTCATGACTTCCTTGGTTTCCGACAGCTTGAGCGAGCGGCTGGCCGTGATGTTGACCAGCACGCCGCGTGCGCCCGACAGGTCCACGCCTTCCAGCAGCGGGCTGGCGACAGCCTGCTCGGCAGCCAGGCGGGCGCGGTCAACGCCCGACACGGTGGCCGTGCCCATCATGGCCTTGCCCTGCTCGCCCATGACCGTCTTCACGTCTTCGAAGTCGACGTTCACCAGGCCATCGACATTGATGATCTCGGCAATGCCGGCAACCGCGTTGTGCAGCACGTCGTCTGCGCACTGGAAGCACTTGTCCATCTCGGCGTCATCGCCCATCACTTCGAACAGCTTTTCGTTGAGCACAACGATCAGCGAATCGACGCAGGACTCCAGCTCGCCCGAGCCAGCTTCTGCCACCTTGGCGCGGCGCGCGCCTTCGAACTCGAAGGGCTTGCTGACCACGCCCACGGTCAGGATGCCCATTTCCTTGGCAACCTGGGCCACGACCGGGGCAGCGCCGGTACCGGTGCCACCGCCCATGCCGGCAGTGATGAAGACCATGTGCGCACCACGCAGCGAGTCGGCGATCTGCTCGCGCGCCTGATCTGCACAGTTACGGCCGACCTCCGGCTTGGCGCCGGCCCCCAGGCCGGTGTTGCCGAGCTGCAGCACGCGCGAAGCGCTGGAGCGCTTGAGCGCCTGAGCATCGGTGTTCATGCAGATAAATTCGACGCCTTGCACGCCACGGCTGATCATGTGCTGCACAGCGTTACCGCCCGCGCCGCCCACGCCGATCACCTTGATGATGGTGCCGTCCTGCAATTCCGTTTCGATCATGTCAAAGTCCATCACTGCCTCCAAGAAGAATCAGCCGCCAAACGCTGCAGCCTCCCCGCCGCAACCCTTGGTTACTGAACAAGAAACCATCAAAAAACTGCGTGTTCAACGGCCTGCCCGCCATTCGGTGGACAGGCCCGCCATTCAATCCAGTGCAATCAAGTCGTCTGCAACGTTCAGAAGTTGCCGACGAACCATTCCTTCATGCGGGTCCACACCTGCTTGACCGAGCCGCTCTGCACCGCCACCTTGCGCCCGCGCATGCGCTGCACACGGCCTTCGAGCAGTAGTCCCATTACGGTCGAATAGCGCGGACTCTTTACGACTTCGTGCAAATTCCCGCGATATTCCGGCACGCCGACCCGAACCGGCTTGAGGAAGATGTCCTCGCCCAGCTCCACCATGCCCGGCATCATCGCGGTGCCGCCAGTGATCACGACCCCCGACGACAGCAATTCCTCATAGCCCGACTCGCGCACTACCTGGTGCACCAGCGAGTACAACTCTTCGATACGCGGCTCGATCACGGCCGCCAGCGCCTGGCGCGACAGCGAACGCGTGCCGCGGTCGCCAACGCCCGGGACCTCGATCATGTCTTCCGGGTCGGCGATGGCCTGCTTGGCGATGCCGTACTGGATCTTGACGTCCTCGGCATCGGGCGTGGGCGTGCGCAGCGCCATGGCGATGTCGTTGGTGATCTGGTCGCCGGCGATGGGGATCACGGCCGTATGCCGGATCGCGCCTTCGCTGAAGATGGCGATATCGGTGGTGCCGCCACCGATATCGACCAGCACCACGCCGAGTTCCTTCTCGTCCTCGGTCAGCACCGCCAGGCTGGAAGCCAGCGGCTGCAGGATCAGGTCGTGCACCTCAAGGCCGCAGCGGCGCACGCACTTGACGATGTTCTGCGCCGCGCTGACCGCGCCGGTGACGATATGCACCTTCACTTCCAGGCGGATGCCGCTCATGCCGATCGGCTCGCGCACGTCCTCCTGGCCGTCGATGATGAATTCCTGCGTGAGGATGTGCAGGATCTGCTGGTCGGTCGGGATATTGACCGCCTTGGCGGTCTCGATCACCCGGGCCACATCGGTCTGGGTGACCTCCTTGTCCTTGATCGCCACCATGCCGCTGGAATTGAAGCTGCGGATATGGCTGCCGGCGATGCCCGTAAACACCTCGGAGATCTTGCAGTCGGCCATCAGTTCAGCCTCCTCCAGCGCACGCTGGATGGACTGCACGGTGGCCTCGATATTGACCACGACCCCTTTCTTCAGACCCTTGGACTCTGACTGGCCCATCCCGATCACTTCGTAGCTGCCGTCGGGGCGCAACTCGGCCACCACCGCGGCCACTTTGGAAGTGCCGATATCGAGACCGACCAGTAGGTCCTTGTATTCCTTGCTCATCGGTTTTTCTCCGCGTTCTTGCTCTTGAGTCGCGTCGGATTGTTGTTCGGATTGGTGCTGGCGTTCGTGTTCGTGTTCGCGCTGGTGCTCGTACTGGAACCAGTTGCTCTCGCCTTGGCCGCCGCCGCTGCCTGGGCATCGGTCAGGAAACGCACGTTGGCCGCGCGAATCGCGAACCCGTTGGGGTATCGCAGGTCCGCATACTCGATCTGCTTGCCCCACTGCTCCGTGACCTGGGGCCAAGCCACCACGAAGCGCTTGACGCGCTGGTCCATGGCGTCGCGCTCCTCGTCGTTCTGTTCACGGCCAAGCTCCACCACCATGCCGTTGGAGAGCTTGGCGCGCCAGGCGTAGCGGGACGACAGCGTCACCGCCAGCGGCTCCACCTTCAGCGGCTTGAACCACTCGCGCATGACTTCGAGCTTGTCCACCACGTCGCCCTCGCTGTCCGGCGGGCCATCGAGTGCGAGCAACTGGGCATCTTCCTCGGCTTCGGCCGGATTGGCGACGAAAACTTCACCATAAGTGTTGATCAGGCGGCCACTGTCGGCATTGCCCCACGTACCGAGGGCTTCGTGCTCCTCGACCTCGACCGCCAGCCCGTTGGGCCATTCGCGCCGTACGCTGGCACGGCGCACCCAAGGCACCGACTCGAAGATCTGGCGCGCCTCGTTCAGGTCGAGCGTGAAAAAGCTCCCCGACAGCTTGCCCAGCGCGTTGGCGCGCACGCTCGGCGCATTGACATGGCGCAGGGTGCCGCCTTCCATCGCCATCAGCTCGACGTGGGTAATGGCAAACACCGGCCGCTGCGCCAGCCATAGCAAGCCGGCCGCGAACGCCATCATCGCCACCAGCGCATAGAGCGTGGAGGCGATCAGGTTAAGCAGGCGAGTGTTATGCCACATGGCGTTGGGTTGTCCCGGTTCCGGTCAGTCAGGGTTCAGTGTTGGCTCGATCTGTGCTCAATCGGGTTTCCAGGCCGCGCTGGGATGCAGGTCCAGCGTGGCCGCGGCAATCACCTGCATGACGAAGTCCTCGTAGCTGATGCCCACCGCGCGCGCCGCCATCGGCACCAGCGAATGGCCGGTCATGCCGGGCGAGGTATTCATCTCGAGCAGGTAAGGCTTGTTGTCGGCGCCGAGCATCACGTCGGCGCGCGCCCAGCCGCGGCAACCCAGCACGCGGAAGGATTGCACCGCCAGGCGCCGGACTTCGGCTTCCACGTCGGCCGGCAGGCCCGACGGGCACAGATACTGGGTATCGTCAGTAAAGTACTTGTTTTGATAGTCGTAGTTCGCGCCGGGAGCGACGATGCGGATCACCGGCAGCGCTTCGGCGGTGGCGCCCTCCCCCACGATCGGGCAGGTCAGCTCCGCGCCGTCGATAAAGGTTTCGGCGATCACGTCGTTGTCCAGCGCCGCGGCCTTCTCGAAGGCGGCACGCATCTGGCCGGCTTCGGTCACCTTGGTCAGGCCGATGGACGAGCCCTCGCGCGCCGGCTTGACGATCAGGGGCAGGCCCAGGTCGGCCACCACGGCATCGAAATCGGTATCGGCGTGCAGCATGGCGAAGCGCGGCGTGGGCAGGCCGTGCGTGGTCCACAAGCGCTTGGTGGCCTGCTTGTCCATGGCCAGCGCCGAGGCCAGCACGCCGCTGCCGGTATAGGGCACGCCGAGTTGCTCGAGCAGGCCCTGGATGGTGCCGTCCTCGCCGTAGCGGCCATGCAGGGCAATAAAGACGCGGTCAAAGCCAGCCGTGGCCAGTTCGGCCACCGACTGCAGGCCGGGATCGAAGGCATGGGCATCGACGCCGCGCGAGCGCAGCGCTGCCAGCACGCCGTTGCCCGATAGCAGCGAGATCTCGCGTTCGGCCGAGCGGCCGCCGAGCAGCACGCCAACCTTGCCCAGCGCCTTGGGATCGATATTGGGATGGGCGACGAAGCTCATGCCTGCCCCCCGGCTTGCTGCGAAACCAGTTGTCCGGGCACGGTACCGATCGTGCCCGCGCCCATCGTCACCACCACGTCGCCGGGACGCACGGCGTTCAGGATAGCCTGCGGCATTTCGTCGATCTGCTCCACAAAAACGGGTTCAACCTTGCCTGCCACGCGCAGCGCGCGCGTCAGCGCGCGGCCATCGGCGGCCACGATCGGGGCTTCGCCGGCGGCATAGACCTCCGCCAGCAGCAGCGCATCCACGGTGCCCAGCACCTTGACGAAGTCCTCAAAGCAGTCACGCGTGCGGGTATAGCGGTGCGGCTGGAACGCCAGCACCAGCCGGCGCCCCGGGAACGCACCGCGCGCAGCGGCCAGCGTCGCGGCCATCTCGACCGGATGGTGGCCGTAGTCGTCCACCAGCGTGAAGGTGCCCGCGCTCTTGGCCTCGCCCTGCTCGTTGGTGCCGACGCAGGCCACTTCGCCATAGCGCTGGAAGCGGCGTCCCACCCCGTGGAACTCGCGCAGCGCCTTGACGATGGCGGCGTCCGGCACTTCCAGCTCGGTCGCGATGGCAATCGCCGCCAGCGCGTTCTGGATGTTGTGCATGCCTGGGAGGTTCAGCACCACCTCCAGCGGCGCCTCGGCGTGTCCGTTCAACTGGCGCAGCACGGTGAAATGCATCTGGCCGTCGACGGCGCGGGCATTGACCGCGCGCACCTGCGCATCTTCGGCAAAGCCGTAGCGCACGATCGGCTTGGACACGAACGGCATGATCTCGCGCACGTTGGGGTCGTCCACGCACAGCACGGCGATGCCATAGAACGGCAGGCGCTGGGTGAACTCCACAAACGCCTGCTTGAGCCGGGCAAAGTCATGCCCGTAGGTGTCCATGTGGTCGGCGTCGATGTTGGTGATGACCTCGATCACGGGGAACAGGTTCAGGAACGAGGCATCCGACTCGTCGGCCTCGGCCACGATAAAGTCGCCCGTGCCCAGGCGCGCGTTGGCGCCCGCCGAGTTGAGCCGGCCGCCGATCACGAAGGTGGGATCGAGTCCGCCCTCAGCCAGCACCGACGCCACCAGGCTGGTGGTGGTGGTCTTGCCATGCGTGCCGGCGATGGCCACGCCCTGCTTCAGCCGCATCAGCTCGGCCAGCATCACCGCGCGCGGCACCACCGGGATGCGCTTGGCGCGCGCGGCCAGCACCTCGGGGTTATCGTTGGTCACGGCGGTGGACACCACCACGGCGTTGGCACCGTTGACGTTGGCGGCATCATGCCCGTGCATCACGGTCGCGCCGAGCGACGCGAGGCGCCGCGTGGCGGCATTGCTGCCCACGTCGGACCCCGAGACCTTGTAGCCCAGGTTCAATAGGACCTCGGCGATGCCGCTCATGCCGGCGCCGCCGATGCCTACGAAATGGATGTTCTTGACGATGTGCTTCATGAATCCGTTGGTTCAATCCCTGGCCATCTGGCTGCAGATCTCCGCCACGCGCCGGGTCGCTTCGGGCTTGGCAAGACCGCGCGCCTGATGCGCCATCTCTCTGAGTCGGGGCCGCGACAGCGAGGCCAGCGTCTGCGCCAGCCCGCTCGCGGTCAGTTCGTTCTGTTGGACCAGCAAGGCGGCATCCTGGGTCGAGAGGAATTCCGCATTGGTGGTCTGGTGGTCAT comes from the Cupriavidus basilensis genome and includes:
- the ftsZ gene encoding cell division protein FtsZ; protein product: MDFDMIETELQDGTIIKVIGVGGAGGNAVQHMISRGVQGVEFICMNTDAQALKRSSASRVLQLGNTGLGAGAKPEVGRNCADQAREQIADSLRGAHMVFITAGMGGGTGTGAAPVVAQVAKEMGILTVGVVSKPFEFEGARRAKVAEAGSGELESCVDSLIVVLNEKLFEVMGDDAEMDKCFQCADDVLHNAVAGIAEIINVDGLVNVDFEDVKTVMGEQGKAMMGTATVSGVDRARLAAEQAVASPLLEGVDLSGARGVLVNITASRSLKLSETKEVMNTIRSYAAEDATVIFGTVYDDAMGDALRVTVVATGLGRSAKKQQPMTLLKTGTDNMPVQMMGNMTSNVGVSHSSAPDYSNLDTPAVWRSSRESASAHVAALQEKGVDTYDIPAFLRKQAD
- the murC gene encoding UDP-N-acetylmuramate--L-alanine ligase: MKHIVKNIHFVGIGGAGMSGIAEVLLNLGYKVSGSDVGSNAATRRLASLGATVMHGHDAANVNGANAVVVSTAVTNDNPEVLAARAKRIPVVPRAVMLAELMRLKQGVAIAGTHGKTTTTSLVASVLAEGGLDPTFVIGGRLNSAGANARLGTGDFIVAEADESDASFLNLFPVIEVITNIDADHMDTYGHDFARLKQAFVEFTQRLPFYGIAVLCVDDPNVREIMPFVSKPIVRYGFAEDAQVRAVNARAVDGQMHFTVLRQLNGHAEAPLEVVLNLPGMHNIQNALAAIAIATELEVPDAAIVKALREFHGVGRRFQRYGEVACVGTNEQGEAKSAGTFTLVDDYGHHPVEMAATLAAARGAFPGRRLVLAFQPHRYTRTRDCFEDFVKVLGTVDALLLAEVYAAGEAPIVAADGRALTRALRVAGKVEPVFVEQIDEMPQAILNAVRPGDVVVTMGAGTIGTVPGQLVSQQAGGQA
- a CDS encoding D-alanine--D-alanine ligase; the encoded protein is MSFVAHPNIDPKALGKVGVLLGGRSAEREISLLSGNGVLAALRSRGVDAHAFDPGLQSVAELATAGFDRVFIALHGRYGEDGTIQGLLEQLGVPYTGSGVLASALAMDKQATKRLWTTHGLPTPRFAMLHADTDFDAVVADLGLPLIVKPAREGSSIGLTKVTEAGQMRAAFEKAAALDNDVIAETFIDGAELTCPIVGEGATAEALPVIRIVAPGANYDYQNKYFTDDTQYLCPSGLPADVEAEVRRLAVQSFRVLGCRGWARADVMLGADNKPYLLEMNTSPGMTGHSLVPMAARAVGISYEDFVMQVIAAATLDLHPSAAWKPD
- a CDS encoding cell division protein FtsQ/DivIB, which codes for MWHNTRLLNLIASTLYALVAMMAFAAGLLWLAQRPVFAITHVELMAMEGGTLRHVNAPSVRANALGKLSGSFFTLDLNEARQIFESVPWVRRASVRREWPNGLAVEVEEHEALGTWGNADSGRLINTYGEVFVANPAEAEEDAQLLALDGPPDSEGDVVDKLEVMREWFKPLKVEPLAVTLSSRYAWRAKLSNGMVVELGREQNDEERDAMDQRVKRFVVAWPQVTEQWGKQIEYADLRYPNGFAIRAANVRFLTDAQAAAAAKARATGSSTSTSANTNTNASTNPNNNPTRLKSKNAEKNR
- the lpxC gene encoding UDP-3-O-acyl-N-acetylglucosamine deacetylase; amino-acid sequence: MLKQRTIKSLVKTVGIGLHSGRKVTLTLRPAPVDTGIVFTRVDLPEAVEIVASASAIGDTRLASVLQKDGARVSTVEHLMSACAGLGIDNLYVDVDAEEIPIMDGSAASFVFLLQSAEIEQQSAPKRFIRVKKAVEVREGDKLARLEPFFGFKLAFTIDFRHPAVDKTGQTFAIDFADTSYVREIARARTFGFAHEVEALREMGLARGGSLDNAIVLDEHRMLNNEELRYGDEFVRHKILDAIGDLYVVGHPLIGAYIANKSGHGLNNQLLRALLADQEAYEMVTFERVEDAPPAFLPQLAPAFA
- a CDS encoding peroxiredoxin codes for the protein MIAIGARVPDATLNEFFEVETGGCALGPNSFSVSELTRGRKIVVFGLPGAFTPTCSAKHVPGFVAQADALRAAGVDEIWCVSVNDAFVMGAWGREQKTGGRVRMMADGSAEWTRRLGLEQDLTARGMGIRSKRYAMVLDDGVVSHLWLEAPGEFKVSSAEAVLAALRA
- the ftsA gene encoding cell division protein FtsA produces the protein MSKEYKDLLVGLDIGTSKVAAVVAELRPDGSYEVIGMGQSESKGLKKGVVVNIEATVQSIQRALEEAELMADCKISEVFTGIAGSHIRSFNSSGMVAIKDKEVTQTDVARVIETAKAVNIPTDQQILHILTQEFIIDGQEDVREPIGMSGIRLEVKVHIVTGAVSAAQNIVKCVRRCGLEVHDLILQPLASSLAVLTEDEKELGVVLVDIGGGTTDIAIFSEGAIRHTAVIPIAGDQITNDIAMALRTPTPDAEDVKIQYGIAKQAIADPEDMIEVPGVGDRGTRSLSRQALAAVIEPRIEELYSLVHQVVRESGYEELLSSGVVITGGTAMMPGMVELGEDIFLKPVRVGVPEYRGNLHEVVKSPRYSTVMGLLLEGRVQRMRGRKVAVQSGSVKQVWTRMKEWFVGNF